One Kineococcus radiotolerans SRS30216 = ATCC BAA-149 DNA window includes the following coding sequences:
- a CDS encoding alpha-L-rhamnosidase gives MTAAEGAPPPAEPDQDRDQDQEGPHPVPTPWTAHFISTATPAAAEDPALYFRRDFTVAPGLRRAVLHVSALGVIEPYLNGRRVGDDVLAPGWTSYRHRLNVSRHDVTAEVREGPNTVGAVVGQGWAVGRLGFEHQCHHYSDRPALFAQLELEYATHSEVIGSDATFRVGTGGVRANSIYDGETYDAGLEPEGWCAPGFDDSTWQAPTHLDWPSHTLQVAITPPIRRVEELAALTVLSTPSGRTVVDFGQVLTGWVRLQVQGDAGRTITLRHAEVLTSQGEPEYETLRTAQATDRFVLRGAGVEHFEPRFTFHGFRYVEVEGWPGELNPDAMRAVVVHSDMTRTGWFESSHALLNRLHENVVWSMRGNFVGVPTDCPQRDERLGWTGDLNAFAPTAAFLYDVRGVLGSWLADLAAEQADKGVVPWVVPDVLSTPSAPTALWSDVAVSLPWTLYWEHGDLEILRRSYLSMSAFVHQVEALLDERGLWNTGYQFGDWLDPDAPPEDAAGGKTDRYLVASAYFCRTTQIMAQTAALLEQTADAEHFADLARRVRSAFRHEFVSASGRLVSESATAYSLALCFDLLEEDQRRTAGDRLAELVRKAGYTVSTGFAGTPLVAHALSETGHLDAAYFLLTETDRPSFLYPVTMGATTIWERWDAVLPDGTLNSTGMTSLNHYALGAVASWLHRVVGGLQAEEAGYRRMRIAPQPGPGVTSAHVSHQTGYGTVDVAWVVQAGTVSLDVTIPEGTRARVVLPLHPDLTETEVGGGTHHWSYPAPAGWGERTMFTLDTPLKTIADDPLTWKAVSRVFKKHLPFPVDGSAPEAAAMPLRTLLGLIPHASAQLRDDLEAALQTV, from the coding sequence ATGACGGCGGCGGAGGGGGCGCCGCCCCCCGCAGAACCCGACCAAGACCGAGACCAGGACCAGGAAGGACCGCACCCCGTGCCCACGCCGTGGACCGCCCACTTCATCAGCACCGCCACTCCCGCCGCGGCCGAAGACCCCGCGCTGTACTTCCGGCGGGACTTCACCGTCGCACCGGGACTGCGTCGCGCCGTGCTCCACGTCAGTGCCCTCGGCGTCATCGAGCCGTACCTGAACGGGCGTCGGGTCGGGGACGACGTCCTGGCCCCCGGCTGGACCTCCTACCGGCACCGTCTGAACGTCAGCCGTCACGACGTGACCGCGGAGGTGAGAGAGGGACCCAACACCGTGGGCGCCGTCGTGGGACAGGGGTGGGCGGTCGGGCGCCTGGGTTTCGAGCACCAGTGCCACCACTACAGCGACCGGCCCGCGCTCTTCGCGCAGCTGGAGCTGGAGTACGCCACGCACAGCGAGGTCATCGGCAGTGACGCCACCTTCCGGGTCGGCACCGGGGGAGTGCGCGCCAACAGCATCTACGACGGCGAAACCTACGACGCGGGCCTGGAGCCCGAGGGGTGGTGCGCTCCCGGCTTCGACGACTCGACGTGGCAGGCACCCACCCACCTGGACTGGCCCTCGCACACCCTGCAGGTGGCCATCACCCCACCCATCCGACGCGTCGAGGAGCTCGCTGCGCTGACGGTGCTGAGCACCCCGAGTGGACGCACCGTCGTAGACTTCGGCCAGGTCTTGACCGGCTGGGTGCGCCTGCAGGTGCAGGGAGACGCCGGGCGCACGATCACCCTGCGCCACGCCGAGGTGCTGACCTCCCAGGGTGAGCCGGAGTACGAGACGCTGCGCACCGCGCAGGCCACCGACCGCTTCGTCCTGCGCGGCGCTGGCGTGGAGCACTTCGAGCCCCGCTTCACCTTCCACGGGTTCCGCTACGTCGAGGTGGAGGGCTGGCCCGGTGAGCTGAACCCCGACGCGATGCGTGCTGTCGTCGTGCACAGCGACATGACCCGCACCGGCTGGTTCGAAAGCTCCCACGCCCTGCTGAACCGGTTGCACGAGAACGTGGTGTGGTCCATGCGCGGCAACTTCGTCGGGGTACCCACCGACTGCCCTCAACGCGATGAGCGACTGGGCTGGACCGGAGACCTCAACGCCTTCGCCCCCACCGCTGCCTTCCTCTACGACGTCCGCGGCGTCCTGGGCTCCTGGCTGGCCGACCTGGCCGCGGAGCAGGCGGACAAGGGGGTCGTGCCCTGGGTGGTCCCCGATGTCCTCAGCACCCCCTCCGCCCCCACAGCCCTGTGGAGCGACGTCGCCGTGAGCCTGCCGTGGACCCTGTACTGGGAACACGGCGACCTGGAGATCCTGCGCCGCAGCTACCTGTCCATGTCCGCCTTCGTCCACCAGGTCGAGGCGCTGCTCGACGAGCGGGGCCTGTGGAACACCGGCTACCAGTTCGGTGACTGGCTGGACCCCGACGCCCCGCCCGAGGACGCAGCCGGCGGTAAGACGGATCGGTACCTGGTGGCCTCGGCCTACTTCTGCCGCACCACGCAGATCATGGCCCAGACCGCGGCCCTGCTGGAGCAGACCGCGGACGCCGAGCACTTCGCGGATCTGGCGCGACGCGTGCGCAGCGCCTTCCGCCACGAGTTCGTCAGCGCCTCCGGACGCCTGGTCAGCGAATCGGCCACCGCCTACTCCCTTGCCCTGTGTTTCGACCTGCTCGAGGAGGACCAGCGGCGGACCGCCGGCGACCGGCTGGCCGAGCTGGTGCGCAAGGCCGGCTACACCGTCTCCACCGGCTTCGCCGGTACCCCCCTGGTGGCCCACGCCCTCTCTGAGACCGGGCACCTGGACGCGGCCTACTTCCTACTCACCGAGACCGACCGGCCGTCGTTCCTCTACCCCGTCACGATGGGTGCTACGACGATCTGGGAGCGGTGGGATGCGGTCCTGCCCGACGGAACGCTCAACTCCACTGGCATGACCTCGCTGAACCACTACGCGCTGGGGGCGGTCGCCAGTTGGCTGCACCGCGTCGTCGGTGGCCTGCAAGCCGAGGAAGCTGGCTACCGACGGATGCGCATCGCCCCGCAGCCCGGCCCGGGGGTCACCTCAGCCCACGTGAGCCACCAGACCGGGTACGGCACCGTAGACGTCGCATGGGTGGTGCAGGCCGGCACGGTTTCCCTGGACGTGACCATCCCCGAGGGCACCAGAGCTCGCGTCGTCCTTCCCCTGCACCCGGACCTGACCGAGACCGAGGTGGGTGGCGGCACCCATCACTGGTCCTACCCGGCGCCGGCGGGATGGGGCGAGCGCACGATGTTCACGCTGGACACGCCGCTGAAGACCATCGCTGACGACCCGCTCACCTGGAAGGCGGTCAGCCGGGTCTTCAAGAAGCACCTGCCCTTTCCCGTCGACGGCTCGGCGCCGGAAGCGGCAGCCATGCCGCTGCGGACGTTGCTGGGCCTCATTCCCCACGCCTCCGCGCAGCTGCGGGACGACCTCGAGGCGGCGTTGCAGACCGTGTGA
- a CDS encoding glycoside hydrolase family 43 protein, with the protein MHTPIIPGFYPDPSICRVGQTYYTAHSSFEYVPGVPLFSSTDLVTWTQVGNALVRSAQLTPSAGSANSGVYAPTLRHGRGKFWLVTTDVAQMTRGHFIVSAHDPAGPWSDAVFVEGALGVDPDLMWDDDGVCHLTWKSFDVRCPGIVSAVVDPEAGRLLTEPIPLWQGLGLQAPEGPHLYRIDGWWYLLLAEGGTERGHAVTMARARDLHGPWQEAPVNPVLTHRSTEHPVQNVGHADLVQRPDGSWAMVFHGVRARGQSPLFHVNGRETFIAGLEWVDGWPRIDEDAFTVPVRDHSFTDRFEAVELDRRWVAPGVAPATFTRSTPNGLHIDSQAAPAATALLAVRPRDPEWTVQVRLRVQGSCRVLVRMDADRWYGLSIDERGTEATLAIGPAVATVGRIDHPEPPTSSNSTTAAGSAVPGRGAEVTVRISARAAAGGGFGVSGEPDHLELAALEPDGVERVFGSFEGRYLSTEVAGGFTGRVVGVEVLHGSATVREFTYRTDDAASAPASPGMRYNLAVTTLHTLMDDPEAHAILQELMPDLLVHPLLHLIREVPAQSLLRGGQEVPEQLADDVLQRLQALPAG; encoded by the coding sequence ATGCACACGCCGATCATCCCCGGGTTCTACCCCGACCCCTCCATCTGCCGCGTCGGCCAGACCTATTACACGGCGCACTCCAGCTTCGAGTACGTCCCCGGGGTGCCCCTGTTCAGCAGCACCGACCTGGTGACCTGGACACAGGTCGGCAACGCCCTGGTCCGCTCCGCTCAGCTGACCCCCAGCGCAGGCAGCGCCAACAGCGGTGTCTACGCCCCCACGTTGCGCCACGGTCGGGGGAAGTTCTGGCTCGTCACCACTGACGTCGCGCAGATGACGCGTGGGCACTTCATCGTCTCCGCCCACGACCCGGCCGGTCCCTGGTCCGACGCGGTCTTCGTCGAGGGGGCCTTGGGCGTCGACCCGGACCTGATGTGGGACGACGACGGCGTCTGCCACCTGACGTGGAAGTCTTTCGACGTACGCTGCCCGGGCATCGTCAGTGCCGTCGTCGACCCCGAGGCCGGGCGCCTGCTCACCGAGCCGATCCCGCTGTGGCAGGGACTCGGGTTGCAGGCCCCGGAGGGACCGCACCTGTACCGCATCGACGGCTGGTGGTACCTGTTGCTGGCCGAAGGCGGCACCGAACGCGGTCACGCCGTCACCATGGCCCGCGCGCGCGACCTGCACGGACCGTGGCAGGAGGCGCCGGTCAATCCGGTCCTGACCCACCGCAGCACTGAGCACCCGGTGCAGAACGTCGGCCACGCCGACCTGGTGCAACGCCCGGACGGGTCCTGGGCGATGGTGTTCCACGGCGTCCGTGCCCGTGGGCAGAGCCCGTTGTTTCACGTCAACGGACGCGAGACGTTCATTGCCGGCCTGGAGTGGGTCGACGGTTGGCCCCGCATCGACGAGGACGCCTTCACCGTCCCCGTCCGCGACCACTCCTTCACCGACCGCTTCGAGGCCGTCGAGCTGGACCGGCGTTGGGTCGCTCCCGGGGTGGCCCCCGCCACCTTCACCCGGAGCACCCCCAACGGGCTGCACATCGACAGCCAGGCCGCCCCCGCGGCGACGGCGTTGCTGGCGGTGCGCCCCCGTGACCCGGAATGGACCGTCCAGGTCCGCCTTCGCGTGCAGGGCAGCTGCCGCGTCCTGGTCCGCATGGACGCCGACCGCTGGTACGGGCTGAGCATCGACGAGCGCGGCACGGAAGCGACCTTGGCCATCGGCCCCGCCGTCGCCACCGTCGGGCGCATCGACCACCCCGAGCCCCCCACGAGCTCGAACAGCACGACAGCAGCAGGCAGCGCAGTTCCTGGCCGCGGTGCCGAGGTCACCGTGCGCATCAGCGCCCGGGCTGCGGCAGGCGGTGGGTTCGGTGTCTCCGGAGAACCGGACCACCTCGAGCTGGCGGCGCTGGAACCCGACGGTGTCGAACGCGTCTTCGGCTCCTTCGAAGGCCGCTACCTCTCCACCGAGGTCGCCGGCGGCTTCACCGGACGCGTCGTGGGGGTCGAGGTCCTGCACGGCAGCGCGACGGTCCGCGAATTCACCTACCGCACCGACGACGCGGCGTCCGCCCCGGCATCTCCTGGGATGCGCTACAACCTCGCAGTGACCACGTTGCACACCCTCATGGACGACCCCGAAGCACACGCGATCCTCCAAGAGCTCATGCCCGACTTGCTCGTGCACCCGTTGCTGCACCTCATCCGCGAGGTGCCCGCGCAAAGCCTCCTGCGGGGAGGGCAGGAAGTACCTGAGCAGCTCGCTGACGACGTACTTCAGCGTCTGCAGGCTCTGCCCGCAGGATGA
- a CDS encoding glycoside hydrolase family 3 N-terminal domain-containing protein, whose protein sequence is MTLEEKVAQLAAPFGSAVDVHTPPATGWGCVVAGLCTLGLPPRETAERANELQRKHVEQTRLGIPVLLAEEALLGLKVRDATTFPDAIAQAATWDPQLIEQVGRTIGVQMTRLGVRQALSPLADVARDPRWGRVEETYGEEPQLVGSMAAAFVRGLQGADETTPLIATLKHFLGYSASAGGRNTEPAPLGPREVREVHALPFEMAIREGGAKGVMPSYNDIDGEPVTGSRAYLNDLLRGELGFDGLVISDLAAVGQLHSKHHVAATAPEALARAVSAGVDLDLDNRVSSQALQEAVRSGLLPSADLDRAVSTILRAKVELGLFERPYVDLDAVPESLDTAPERALARTVAEKSVVLLQNDPVDRFRAGPAAGPAAGPAAGLANGAPLLPLDPGVGTIAVIGPNADRPLGQLGHYSYHVLDSITRRFALAADPTARAEDVEGLAGRTGADDARLLVESVPVVTFLEGIRARAEGEVLYEAGCPVVRDDRSGFAAAVAAATRADVAVLVVGDQAGINGFGNVGEGLDSSTCELPPVQQALVEAVVATGTPTAVVLSHGRPYTLKWLAQSVPAVVTCFFGGEEAGNALASVLFGDVNPAGRLPIAFLESVGSAPLPYWRTLQAPPSYVEGPARAVFGFGHGLSYTSFEYRDLEVDQEATTGATLNLSFTVANVGQRAGEEVVQVYGQDVVARTARPARKLLAFQRLHLEAGAATRVSVQVPASLFALWDLQEGWVVEPGTVKFFVGGSSVKTPLRASALLTGPVDRPGPDRALSCTVSVADIDPDIDSDVAARAARAGGGGALRRPVPVITAEDTVLEWLEHPVGGGLLRALLGLGEEGEDSDGVLTDAYGLTLAQMAGYSGGRFTEAMVADLVERTRAGGTARA, encoded by the coding sequence ATGACGCTGGAGGAGAAGGTCGCGCAGCTCGCCGCACCGTTCGGCTCAGCCGTCGACGTCCACACTCCGCCCGCTACCGGCTGGGGGTGCGTGGTGGCTGGGCTGTGCACCCTCGGTCTGCCCCCGCGTGAGACCGCGGAACGAGCTAATGAGTTGCAGCGCAAACACGTCGAGCAGACACGTCTCGGCATCCCGGTGCTGCTGGCCGAGGAGGCCCTGCTCGGCCTGAAGGTCCGTGACGCCACGACCTTCCCCGACGCCATCGCCCAGGCCGCCACCTGGGACCCGCAGCTGATCGAGCAGGTCGGGCGCACCATCGGTGTGCAGATGACCCGTCTCGGTGTGCGGCAGGCCCTGTCCCCCCTGGCTGACGTCGCGCGCGACCCGCGCTGGGGCCGGGTGGAAGAGACCTACGGCGAGGAGCCGCAGCTGGTGGGCTCGATGGCCGCCGCCTTTGTCCGTGGCCTGCAGGGCGCGGACGAGACCACCCCGCTGATCGCGACCTTGAAGCACTTCCTCGGCTACAGCGCCAGCGCAGGAGGACGCAATACCGAGCCCGCCCCGCTGGGACCGCGGGAGGTGCGCGAGGTGCACGCGCTGCCCTTCGAGATGGCGATCCGCGAGGGCGGGGCCAAGGGGGTGATGCCCTCCTACAACGACATCGACGGTGAACCAGTGACCGGCTCGCGGGCCTACCTCAATGACCTGCTGCGCGGGGAGCTCGGCTTCGACGGCCTGGTGATCTCGGACCTCGCGGCGGTGGGGCAACTGCACTCCAAGCACCACGTCGCCGCCACCGCGCCCGAGGCCCTGGCCCGGGCGGTCTCGGCCGGAGTTGACCTCGACCTCGACAACCGGGTCTCCTCCCAGGCCCTGCAGGAGGCAGTCCGCTCCGGACTGCTGCCCAGCGCCGACCTGGACCGGGCGGTGAGCACGATCCTGCGGGCCAAGGTCGAGCTGGGCTTGTTCGAACGGCCCTACGTCGACCTCGACGCCGTGCCGGAGAGCCTGGACACCGCTCCCGAGCGGGCGCTAGCGCGCACCGTGGCGGAAAAGTCGGTGGTTCTGCTGCAGAACGATCCGGTCGACAGGTTCCGCGCTGGACCCGCTGCTGGACCCGCTGCTGGACCCGCTGCTGGACTGGCGAACGGCGCTCCCCTGCTGCCCCTGGACCCCGGTGTGGGAACCATCGCGGTCATCGGCCCCAACGCCGACCGCCCCCTGGGACAGCTGGGCCACTACAGCTACCACGTGCTGGACAGCATCACCCGCCGCTTCGCCCTGGCCGCAGACCCCACCGCCCGAGCCGAGGACGTCGAAGGGCTGGCCGGGCGAACCGGGGCCGACGATGCGCGTCTGCTGGTGGAGTCGGTGCCGGTGGTGACGTTCCTGGAAGGCATCCGCGCCCGCGCTGAAGGTGAGGTCCTGTACGAGGCCGGGTGCCCGGTGGTGCGTGATGACCGCTCAGGATTCGCTGCGGCCGTGGCGGCGGCCACCCGCGCCGACGTGGCGGTTCTCGTCGTCGGCGACCAGGCCGGTATCAACGGCTTCGGCAACGTCGGGGAGGGGCTGGACAGCTCCACCTGCGAGCTACCGCCGGTGCAGCAGGCCCTGGTGGAAGCCGTGGTCGCCACCGGCACCCCGACCGCCGTCGTCCTCAGCCACGGCCGCCCCTACACCTTGAAGTGGCTGGCGCAGTCGGTGCCGGCCGTCGTGACGTGCTTCTTCGGCGGGGAGGAAGCCGGCAACGCCCTGGCCTCGGTCCTCTTCGGCGACGTCAACCCCGCCGGGCGCCTGCCGATTGCGTTCCTGGAGTCCGTGGGGTCAGCGCCCCTGCCCTACTGGCGCACCTTGCAGGCACCTCCCTCCTACGTGGAGGGTCCGGCCAGGGCGGTCTTCGGCTTCGGCCATGGGCTGAGCTACACCAGCTTCGAGTACCGCGACCTGGAGGTGGACCAGGAGGCCACCACCGGCGCGACGCTCAACCTGTCGTTCACCGTCGCCAACGTCGGGCAGCGCGCCGGAGAGGAGGTGGTGCAGGTCTACGGGCAGGACGTGGTGGCCCGCACCGCACGACCAGCGCGCAAGCTCCTGGCTTTCCAGCGCCTGCACCTGGAGGCCGGAGCCGCGACACGGGTCTCGGTGCAGGTCCCGGCGAGCCTGTTCGCCCTGTGGGACCTGCAGGAGGGGTGGGTCGTGGAGCCGGGCACCGTGAAGTTCTTCGTCGGCGGGTCGTCGGTGAAGACCCCTCTGCGTGCTTCAGCTCTGCTCACCGGCCCCGTGGACCGGCCGGGTCCGGATCGAGCACTCAGCTGCACCGTCAGCGTCGCCGACATCGACCCGGACATCGACTCGGACGTCGCGGCACGCGCCGCGCGGGCCGGGGGAGGCGGCGCCTTGCGTAGGCCGGTGCCGGTCATCACCGCCGAGGACACGGTGCTGGAGTGGCTGGAGCACCCCGTCGGCGGAGGCCTCCTACGCGCCCTGCTCGGCCTCGGCGAGGAGGGCGAGGACAGCGACGGCGTCTTGACCGACGCGTACGGCCTGACGCTGGCGCAGATGGCCGGCTACAGCGGCGGACGCTTCACCGAGGCCATGGTCGCTGACCTCGTCGAGCGCACGCGCGCAGGAGGCACTGCCCGCGCTTGA
- a CDS encoding beta-glucosidase: MDIEVESLQSPVDRIAQVDLARKVRLLSGRDFWATEDLPEAGVRGVRTADGPNGLRHQSGRHDHLAMFESDPATCFPPAVAVGSSWDPKLASRLGTALGWEAAVQGVDVVLGPGVNIKRSPLCGRNFEYYSEDPLLSGVLGAAFAKHVQAQGVGVSVKHFAANNQETNRQTISAEVDDRTLREIYLPAFERVVREAQPATVMAAYNKINGVFASQNHWLLTQVLRQEWGFDGVVLSDWNGIVDRVAALRAGLDLEMPGGSAGRDEEVLQAVRSGALDEAVVDRSAARVAGLDRWRADDLDRPGYVDVEAHHDLARDLAAQCAVLLRNEDATLPLSPGGRIAVIGHLAGEPRLQGGGSAHVNPYRIDVPLEEIRLLAQQRGSDVTYASGYLLDQPSPEHLLAEAIEAAAAADVAVVFAGLSERRESEGVDRVDLDLPRDQVEVIRAVAQVAPRTVVVLSNGGIVSLEGWHDEVQAVLETFVLGQGGGRAVAELLFGLRNPSGHLAESIPLRLADHASVLNFPGEQGHVRYGEGVFVGYRQFTTFDTPLRYPFGYGLSYTTFDTTALDVQVTGPDTAALSVQVRNSGDVAGQHVVQVYVSTVAGPVRRPVRELRAFTKIALQAGETRTVRLELPRRAFAYWDVDVDAWVVAPGTYAVQVCADAATVLTESVIELSGDVVAREVGLDSTVGDWLDHPHIGERTLSLLGFGQAVISAEHLLMVRSMTMRQFVTISGLDVPAERLAALSDTTR; this comes from the coding sequence ATGGACATCGAGGTTGAGAGCCTGCAGAGTCCCGTCGATCGAATCGCGCAGGTGGACCTCGCCCGCAAGGTGCGTCTGCTGTCTGGTCGTGATTTCTGGGCTACCGAGGACCTGCCGGAGGCCGGGGTTCGGGGGGTGCGGACCGCGGATGGACCCAACGGGTTGCGCCACCAGTCTGGTCGTCACGACCACTTGGCGATGTTCGAGAGCGATCCGGCCACCTGCTTCCCGCCGGCGGTCGCGGTCGGTAGCAGCTGGGACCCGAAGCTCGCCTCCCGGCTGGGTACGGCCCTGGGGTGGGAGGCCGCCGTGCAGGGAGTGGATGTAGTGCTGGGACCGGGGGTGAACATCAAGCGCTCACCTCTGTGTGGACGCAACTTCGAGTACTACTCCGAGGATCCCCTGCTGTCGGGGGTGTTGGGTGCGGCCTTCGCGAAGCACGTCCAGGCCCAGGGAGTGGGGGTGTCGGTGAAGCACTTCGCCGCGAACAACCAGGAGACCAACCGCCAGACCATCTCCGCCGAAGTGGATGACCGGACCTTGCGCGAGATCTACCTGCCGGCCTTCGAGCGCGTCGTGCGTGAGGCGCAGCCGGCGACGGTGATGGCCGCTTACAACAAGATCAACGGTGTCTTCGCCTCCCAGAACCACTGGCTGCTGACTCAGGTGCTGCGCCAGGAGTGGGGCTTCGATGGTGTCGTCCTCTCCGACTGGAACGGCATCGTCGATCGTGTCGCTGCTCTGCGCGCCGGCTTGGACCTGGAGATGCCCGGGGGCAGCGCGGGTCGCGACGAGGAGGTCTTGCAGGCCGTACGGTCCGGGGCCCTGGACGAAGCCGTGGTGGACCGCAGCGCTGCCCGAGTGGCGGGTTTGGACCGCTGGCGCGCCGATGACCTGGACCGGCCGGGGTACGTCGACGTGGAAGCCCACCACGACTTGGCCCGCGACCTGGCCGCTCAGTGCGCAGTGTTGCTGCGCAACGAGGACGCCACCTTGCCGTTGTCGCCGGGGGGACGCATCGCGGTCATCGGTCACCTGGCGGGCGAGCCGCGGTTGCAGGGCGGGGGCAGCGCCCACGTCAACCCCTACCGCATCGACGTCCCTCTGGAGGAAATCCGACTGCTCGCCCAGCAGCGCGGCAGCGACGTCACCTACGCCAGCGGGTACCTGCTGGACCAGCCCAGCCCCGAGCACCTGCTCGCCGAGGCCATCGAGGCCGCGGCCGCCGCCGATGTCGCAGTGGTCTTCGCCGGGCTCAGCGAGCGCCGAGAGTCCGAGGGAGTGGACCGGGTCGACCTTGACCTTCCCCGAGACCAGGTCGAGGTGATCCGGGCAGTCGCTCAGGTGGCGCCACGTACCGTGGTGGTGCTCTCCAACGGGGGTATCGTGTCCTTGGAGGGCTGGCACGATGAGGTGCAGGCGGTGTTGGAGACCTTCGTGCTGGGTCAAGGCGGGGGCCGGGCGGTCGCCGAACTGCTGTTCGGGCTGCGCAACCCCTCGGGTCACCTGGCCGAAAGCATCCCGCTGCGCCTGGCCGACCACGCCAGTGTCTTGAACTTCCCCGGCGAGCAGGGGCACGTGCGCTACGGCGAGGGCGTGTTCGTCGGCTACCGGCAGTTCACTACCTTCGACACCCCCCTCCGCTACCCCTTCGGGTACGGCCTGTCCTACACCACTTTCGACACGACGGCCCTGGACGTGCAGGTCACCGGTCCTGATACCGCCGCGCTCAGCGTGCAGGTGCGCAACAGCGGCGACGTGGCCGGTCAGCACGTGGTCCAGGTCTATGTGTCCACCGTAGCTGGGCCGGTACGCCGGCCAGTCCGTGAGCTGCGAGCTTTCACCAAGATCGCGCTGCAGGCCGGAGAGACCCGCACGGTGCGCCTGGAGCTACCGCGCCGGGCGTTCGCCTACTGGGACGTCGACGTCGACGCCTGGGTCGTGGCACCCGGCACCTACGCGGTGCAGGTGTGCGCTGACGCCGCTACCGTCCTTACCGAGTCCGTGATCGAGCTGAGCGGCGACGTCGTGGCCCGCGAGGTGGGTCTGGACTCCACCGTCGGTGACTGGCTGGACCACCCGCACATCGGTGAGCGGACCCTGAGCCTGCTGGGATTCGGCCAGGCGGTGATCTCCGCGGAGCACCTGCTGATGGTTCGATCCATGACGATGCGCCAGTTCGTCACCATCTCCGGGCTCGACGTGCCAGCTGAGCGCCTTGCAGCACTGAGCGACACCACCCGCTGA
- a CDS encoding LacI family DNA-binding transcriptional regulator, producing the protein MATSADVAQHAGLSRSTVSQILNGREHLFSEETIARVRASAAVLGYRPSLAGRTLARGTSDIVITLIPDVTFNPRLRELVDIITADLTAAGLTNLLRFVGSEESLHDTLLGLKPFGVVSLAPLPPAQERRIREHGVHLIAQPREAQVAIDEEIGRLQARYLTDAGYDTLAVVVPVAVRERGFALPRERGAKAWCSEQGVRVLPTLRVALERGGAQAAVAKLPPRPVGLVAYNDEVALAVLGAALHQGRRTPEDFGLIGVDNSSIARASTPSITTVDYDIAFSGHAIAGLLLQRLNVQDVADPAHQVTDRLRVVAGDTTPAPTS; encoded by the coding sequence ATGGCGACTAGCGCTGACGTCGCGCAGCACGCCGGTCTGTCCCGCTCCACGGTGAGCCAGATCCTGAACGGCCGCGAGCACCTCTTCAGCGAGGAGACCATCGCGCGGGTCCGGGCCTCGGCGGCCGTCCTGGGCTACCGCCCCTCACTGGCGGGGCGGACCCTGGCCCGGGGCACCAGCGACATCGTCATCACCCTCATCCCCGACGTCACCTTCAACCCGAGGCTGCGGGAGCTGGTCGACATCATCACCGCCGACCTCACCGCCGCGGGACTGACGAACCTGCTGCGCTTCGTGGGCTCGGAAGAGTCCCTGCACGACACCCTTCTGGGACTCAAGCCGTTCGGGGTGGTGAGTCTGGCTCCGCTGCCCCCCGCCCAGGAACGTCGCATCCGCGAGCACGGCGTCCACCTCATCGCCCAGCCGCGCGAGGCGCAGGTCGCCATCGACGAGGAGATCGGGAGACTGCAGGCGCGCTACCTGACTGATGCCGGCTACGACACCCTGGCGGTCGTCGTGCCCGTCGCCGTCCGCGAGCGCGGCTTCGCCCTGCCGCGGGAGCGGGGGGCGAAGGCGTGGTGCAGCGAGCAGGGTGTACGCGTGCTGCCGACTCTGCGGGTGGCGTTGGAGCGTGGTGGGGCCCAGGCTGCGGTGGCCAAGCTGCCGCCGCGTCCGGTCGGGCTGGTGGCGTACAACGACGAGGTCGCGCTGGCGGTGTTGGGGGCGGCTCTGCACCAGGGTCGGCGCACCCCGGAGGATTTCGGTCTGATCGGGGTCGACAACTCTTCCATCGCGCGGGCTTCGACTCCTTCGATCACGACCGTGGACTACGACATCGCCTTCAGTGGGCATGCCATCGCTGGGCTGCTCTTGCAGCGGCTCAACGTGCAGGATGTGGCTGACCCCGCCCACCAGGTGACCGACCGGCTGCGGGTGGTAGCCGGGGACACCACTCCTGCCCCTACGTCTTGA